From Jiangella mangrovi:
GTGTCGACGACCACCGGGGCGGAGGTGTGGACCTCGGCGCGGCCCGCGGCGTCGACGGCGATGGTGAGCGGGCGGCCGGCCACCCGCAGGCCCTCGACCCGCAGCGGGAACCAGTCGGCGAACGCGGCGTGCGGGGCGACCCGCAGCGTGCCCGCCGGGACGTCCGCCGTCAGGCCCAGCGCCGCCTGCAGCAGCGCCACCACCGTCGCCGCCGACCACGCCTGCGGACGGCAGGCGGCCGGGTAGGCGAGCACGGGCTCGCCGGCCCGGGCGTCGGTGCCGGCGAACAGCTCCGGCAGCCGGTAGGCGAAGTCGGGCGCGACCCGCAGCAGTCCGCCGGCCAGCGACGCCGCGACGTCGGCGAATCCGTCGGCGGCCAGCCCGCGCACGGCGATGGCGGTGTCGTGCGGCCAGATGCTGCCCGCGTGGTAGCCGAGCGGGTTGAACCCGGCGGCGTCGGCGCTCATGGTGCGCAGACCGTAGCCGGCGTCGAGGTCGGGGCGGCCGAGCCGGTCGGCGACGACGGCGGCCTCGTCGGGCCGCAGCAGCCCGGTGCCGAGCAGGTGGCCGAGGTTGGAGGTGACGGTGCCGACCGGCCGCTTGGCGCCGTCGAGGGCGATGGCGGGGAACCGGCCCTTCTCGTCGGACACCCAGTAGGTGGCGGCGAAGCGCTCGCGCAGCGCGGCGGCCCACTCGCGCAACGCACCCGAGCTCGAGCGGCCGGAACCCCTGCCGAACGCGTCGAGCAGTGCCGCCCCCGCCAGCGCGGCCTCGTGCGCGTAGGCCTGCGCCTCACTCAGCGCGATGGGCGGCTCGGCGATGGTGCCGTCGGGGTACTGGATGGAGTCGCCGGAGTCCTTCCAGCCCTGGTTGGCCAGGCCGCGGCCGCTGGTGTCGACGTACTCGAGGAAGCCGTCGCCGTCGGGGTCGGCCTCCTCCGTCAGCCAGTGCAGCGCCCCCTCGAGCGGCTCGAGCAGCTCGGCGACGTCGGCGGCCGGGAGCCCCCAGCGCCAGGCGTCGTGCAGCAGGCAGATCCACAGGGCGGTGGCGTCGACGGTGCCGAAGTAGACCGGCGGCAGCCAGGACCCGGCCGCCGGGATGCGCACCTCGTGCAGGATCTTGCCCGGCGCCTCGGCGGTGTCGGGGTCGTGCCGGCGCCCCTGGCGGCGGGCCAGCGTGCGCAGCGTCCCGCGGGCCAGGCCGGTGCCCAGCGGCAGCGTGAACCGCGCGGCCCAGAGGGAGTCGCGGCCGAAGAGCGTGAAGAACCATGGGCTGCCGGCGGCGAGGAAGGTGTCGGACGGCTCGAGCGGGTCGGACAGCGCCAGCGCCGCGAGGTCGTCGACGCTGCGCTCGGTCAGTCGGGCGAGGTCGGACCGCCCGGCGACGGCGACGGCGTCCCAGCCCGCGCCGTCGGCCGGGCCGAACGCGTTGGCCGGGGGACCGCCGGTGAAGGCGGCCGCCACCTCGACGTCGGCGGTCCACGACGTCCGGGGCGGTAGCTCGACCGGCCAGCTGAGCACGGCGCCGCCTTCGTGGGCATCGACGACGGCGTTCGCTGCGGTGACGGTGACGATGAGGTCGCCGTCGGACCAGCCCACCGTTCCGGGAGAGGAGAGAGTCGACGGGGCCCTCCCGCCGCGCTGGGCGCCGTCGTGCTTGATGGCCTCGGCGGTGGCGAAGTCGGCCGCGACGTGCGCGCGGACGGTGGCCGTGATGGGCTCGCGCGCGTTGTTGACCAGCTCGAGCCGCTCGGCGACGCCGTCGGGCCGGGCGAAGCGCTGCCGTTCGAGCCGCACCGTGGGGTCGGCGCCGGGGTCGCCGAGGTGGCGGACCAGGCCGGTGAAGTGCGCGTGCCCGGCGCCGCGCAGGCCGTGGCCCGCGGGTGCCGGCTCGTGGCCGTCGACGTCGACCCGCAGCTCGGAGACGATGCGGCGGTCGTGGGCGAGCACGCCCTGGGCGCCGGCGGGGCGGATCTGGCCGTCGGCACCGGACAGCGCCACCGTCGGCGCCTTGAGGCAGCTGACGAGGTCGTGCAGGAACGGCTGGGGCACCGGACCGGGGGCGGGCGGAACGGTCACCAGCGTGATCCTTTCGAGACTTGACAGAACAGTCGTGGCGCTCTTAACTCTGAACCAGATCCCATTTTGAACGATCAAAAGCAACGCTATCAACCCAATTTTGATCGTTCAACACGTCAAGGAGGACGCGGATGGCGACACCGGAGAGCGGTGCCACGCTCGAGAGCGTCGCCACGGTCGCCGGGGTCTCCCGGCAGACCGTCTCCAACGTCCTCAACGCGCCCGAGCGGGTCGCGCCCGAGACCCGGCAGCGGGTCGAGGACGCCATCCGCGAGCTGCGCTACCGGCCCAACCGGTCCGCCCGGTCGCTGCGCACGCGCATCAGCCGCCTCGTCGGCTACTGCGTCCAGCCCACCCCGGCCGGCAACCTCAACCCCGTCCTCGACCGGTTCGTCCACGCGGTCACCGAGTCCGCCGCCGAGCACGGCTTCCACGTCCTGCTCTTCACCGCACCGGCCGGCACCGCGGGCCTCGACCGCTACGCCGAGCTG
This genomic window contains:
- a CDS encoding glycogen debranching N-terminal domain-containing protein, whose translation is MTVPPAPGPVPQPFLHDLVSCLKAPTVALSGADGQIRPAGAQGVLAHDRRIVSELRVDVDGHEPAPAGHGLRGAGHAHFTGLVRHLGDPGADPTVRLERQRFARPDGVAERLELVNNAREPITATVRAHVAADFATAEAIKHDGAQRGGRAPSTLSSPGTVGWSDGDLIVTVTAANAVVDAHEGGAVLSWPVELPPRTSWTADVEVAAAFTGGPPANAFGPADGAGWDAVAVAGRSDLARLTERSVDDLAALALSDPLEPSDTFLAAGSPWFFTLFGRDSLWAARFTLPLGTGLARGTLRTLARRQGRRHDPDTAEAPGKILHEVRIPAAGSWLPPVYFGTVDATALWICLLHDAWRWGLPAADVAELLEPLEGALHWLTEEADPDGDGFLEYVDTSGRGLANQGWKDSGDSIQYPDGTIAEPPIALSEAQAYAHEAALAGAALLDAFGRGSGRSSSGALREWAAALRERFAATYWVSDEKGRFPAIALDGAKRPVGTVTSNLGHLLGTGLLRPDEAAVVADRLGRPDLDAGYGLRTMSADAAGFNPLGYHAGSIWPHDTAIAVRGLAADGFADVAASLAGGLLRVAPDFAYRLPELFAGTDARAGEPVLAYPAACRPQAWSAATVVALLQAALGLTADVPAGTLRVAPHAAFADWFPLRVEGLRVAGRPLTIAVDAAGRAEVHTSAPVVVDTPE